In one Musa acuminata AAA Group cultivar baxijiao chromosome BXJ2-5, Cavendish_Baxijiao_AAA, whole genome shotgun sequence genomic region, the following are encoded:
- the LOC103984351 gene encoding protein STRICTOSIDINE SYNTHASE-LIKE 10-like: MGTKLCGTTSLRPALLSIMLAVLLPFSSCHEEKAIDKLESVERLVLTTVAGPESLAFDRRGEGPYTGVSGGRILKWQGKGRGWTGFAVNAGNRKECCDTSDVSLESMCGRPLGLQFHKATGVLYVADAYFGLLAVGPKGGAARRLAASADGGRFNFTNGVDVDQGTGEVYFTDSSTRYQRPDYILSVITGDSTGRLMKYDPRTRKVTVLRRGLPFPNGVALSGDGSFLLFAETGSCRVLKHWLRGPRTGAMEVFAELPGYPDNIRRTARGEYWIALNREKINLNDGGGVTEDEKATEGKAAATEHPVAVRLSGEGNVLEVLLDGGELASVSEVAEENGAIWIGSVDLPYVEVYKL, encoded by the exons ATGGGAACAAAGCTCTGCGGAACCACTTCACTAAGACCCGCTCTCCTCTCCATTATGCTTGCGGTGCTCCTTCCGTTCTCTTCCTGTCACGAAGAGAAGGCCATAGACAAGCTTGAAAGCGTCGAGAGGCTCGTCTTAACGACGGTGGCGGGGCCGGAGAGCCTCGCCTTCGACCGGCGTGGCGAAGGTCCCTACACCGGCGTCTCCGGCGGCAGGATCCTGAAATGGCAAGGCAAAGGCCGCGGCTGGACTGGGTTCGCCGTCAATGCTGGAAACAG GAAGGAGTGCTGCGACACTTCTGATGTTTCGCTGGAGAGCATGTGCGGGAGGCCCTTAGGGCTGCAGTTCCACAAGGCGACCGGAGTTCTCTACGTCGCCGACGCCTACTTCGGCCTGCTGGCCGTCGGACCAAAGGGAGGAGCAGCGCGGCGGCTGGCCGCGAGCGCCGACGGAGGGCGGTTCAACTTCACCAATGGGGTGGACGTGGACCAGGGGACGGGGGAGGTGTACTTCACTGACAGCAGCACGCGGTACCAGCGGCC GGACTACATACTGTCTGTCATTACAGGAGACTCCACCGGAAGACTGATGAAGTATGATCCAAGAACAAGGAAGGTGACAGTGTTGAGGCGTGGCCTCCCCTTCCCTAACGGAGTCGCTTTAAGTGGCGATGGAAGCTTCCTCCTGTTCGCGGAGACCGGAAGTTGCAGGGTCCTCAAGCACTGGCTACGCGGTCCGAGGACGGGAGCCATGGAAGTCTTCGCGGAGCTCCCGGGCTACCCCGACAACATCAGGAGGACTGCAAGGGGGGAGTATTGGATAGCCCTCAACCGCGAAAAGATCAACTTGAACGACGGCGGCGGCGTTACTGAAGACGAGAAGGCCACCGAGGGGAAAGCAGCGGCGACGGAGCACCCGGTGGCCGTGAGATTGAGCGGAGAGGGGAATGTGTTGGAGGTGCTGTTGGATGGAGGGGAATTGGCCTCCGTGAGTGAAGTGGCCGAAGAAAATGGAGCCATTTGGATCGGTTCAGTGGACTTGCCATATGTCGAGGTTTACAAGCTCTAG
- the LOC103984352 gene encoding basic leucine zipper 43-like gives MQNTVTMHPGEIAGICYLSPSSSASLRAHYSMSQNNITSSQFSSLFGPYIAQQFQTEPTMQGFGAVGHQLSAAEERRKRRMISNRESARRSRMRKQKRLSELWSQVIHLRSANCHLLDELNRVRRERVQIIHENDRLRVEETELHKRLGNLIPEFACAPRRANQSQFHGS, from the coding sequence ATGCAGAACACTGTAACCATGCATCCCGGGGAGATTGCCGGCATCTGCTACCTTTCACCTTCGAGTTCAGCTTCTCTCCGAGCCCATTACAGCATGTCACAGAACAACATTACCTCCTCCCAGTTCAGCAGTCTCTTCGGGCCATACATCGCACAACAATTCCAGACCGAGCCAACCATGCAAGGCTTCGGTGCGGTCGGCCACCAACTGAGCGCagcagaagagaggaggaagagaaggatgatATCGAATAGGGAGTCGGCGCGGCGGTCGCGGATGAGAAAGCAGAAGCGCCTGAGCGAGTTGTGGTCGCAGGTCATCCATCTGCGGTCGGCCAACTGCCATCTGCTAGATGAGCTAAACCGTGTGAGGAGAGAGCGTGTTCAGATCATCCATGAGAACGACCGGCTGAGAGTCGAAGAAACTGAGCTCCACAAGAGACTTGGGAATCTAATCCCGGAGTTCGCTTGTGCTCCACGGCGCGCAAACCAGTCTCAATTTCATGGGAGCTGA